The genomic region GATTTACCGCCCCATACGATCGATATCAATATCCATCCGACAAAAACAGAAATTAAATTTGACGACGAACAGGCGCTTTATGCCATTTTGCGTTCGTCTATAAAACATAGCCTCGGACAGTTTAATGTGGCACCGGTACTGGATTTCGAACGGGATGCGACTTTAGATACGCCGTATGATTATACCGGTAAAGACGCAGAAACACCTTTGATTCAGGTGGATGCCAATTTTAATCCGTTTTTGGAAGAAGATACAAAACCGGTTACCAATTTTTCGGCTTCTTTTTCCGGGAATTTTGCAACCGAAAAAAAGACATCGGGTTCCGGAAGTTCTTTTTCCGGTGGCAGCTATAAAAAAGAATCGTCCGGACCAAGCTGGGAAAGTCTGTATGTAGGACTTAAACAGGCGACCGAAGAGGTGGAAATCGGAGAAATCCAGCTGGAAAGCGAGGAGGTGACCGGTTCGCTTTTTGATGAGCATACCATCGATGAGGTATCGAATAACCGAACCTATCAAATTCATAAAAAATATATTGTCAGTCCCATTAAATCGGGTATGTTGATTGTTGATCAGCGACGCGCGCACCAACGTATTCTATACGAACAGTTTCTGACGAATATAACGGTACATCAGGCTTCGAGTCAGCAATTGCTGTTTCCGCTGGAATTGTATTTTTCCAAAGCAGAACTGGCTATTATTACCGAACTAAAACCATCGCTGGAAAGCACCGGTTTTGTTTTTGAGACATTTCATGACGATCGGATAACTATTTCCGGATTACCGGTAAATGTGGCCGAAAGTGAGGTAGCGATTTTACTGGAAGAACTTATCGGAGATTTGCAGGGCGAATTACCGGAAAACAGTTTTAGTCAGTGTGACCGGATTGCTAAATCCATGGCGCGAAGTCTGGCGGTAAAAACCGGTACCTATTTAACCGAACACGAACAGGAAACGATGGTGAATACCTTGTTTGCCTGTAAAGAACCAAATGTTTCTCCTTTCCTTAAACCGACTTTCATCACAATGCGGGTGGAAGACATTGATAAACGATTTGCACTATGATGAATATCACCGAAACCGTAAAACAGTTAATTATTATTAACGTTATCTTTTTCCTGGGAACCATGTTTGTTCCGGCGGCTTTTAACTATTTGGCGTTATGGTATTTTGAAAATCCGAATTTCCAATTCTGGCAACCGCTAACGCATATGTTTATGCATGGCGGATGGATGCATATTTTCTTTAATATGTTTGCCTTGTATTCGTTTGGGTCGACACTGGAGCATTTCTGGGGTGGAAAAAAATTCCTGTTTTTCTATATTTCCTGCGGATTGGGTGCAGCTTTACTGCATAGTGGCGTGAATTATTATTTGTACCACGATGGATTAAATATTTTGATGGAAAATGGAGTGTCCCAATCGGAAGTAGTACAGTTGTTATCGGAAGGGAAGATAAATCCAAACTGGAGTGCCGTTTTAGGAGGAATGGATAAAGTTACCGAATTTGGTTCTGCTTTTGCGGCGCCTGCTGTTGGCGCTTCCGGTGCTATTTACGGGCTTTTGGTGGCTTTTGCCTTTATGTTCCCGAATGCCGAACTGGCATTGATGTTTATCCCGGTTCCGATTAAAGCAAAATATTTTGTTCCGGGCTTGTTGTTAGTCGATTTGTATCTGGGAATGAGTGGCCGTTCTATTTTTGGCGGACCTAGTGGTATTGCGCATTTTGCCCATATTGGCGGTGCAATTGTCGGTTTTCTGATGATGTGGTTCTGGAAAAAAAATCAATTCAACAATAATCGTTGGGATCGCTAACGGTTCCAAAAATAAAACCTAAATTAGTAGTATAAAAACCACAAAAAAGAAAGAATAGAATGAATATACTGGATGATTTTAAAATGCAATACCGACTGGGAGGAATCGCACAAAAGCTGATTTTCTGGAACGTGGGAATTGCCATTCCGTTTTTTCTTCTGAAAGCGTTTGCTCCGGATCTTTTTAGTGTGATACTGAACTGGACGAGTTTGTCATCGGATGTGATGACCATGATAACCCGGCCCTGGACTTTATTGACGTATGCTTTTCTGCATGCCGATTTTTTTCATCTGTTGTTTAATATGATCGTGCTGAATTTTGCCAGCCGTTTGTTTACTACCTATTTTACCCAAAAACAATTGTTCGGATTGTATCTTTTAGGCGCGATTTTTGCCGGACTGTTGTTTGTAGCGACCGATTTTATTTTTCAGAATAATACAATACTCGTTGGTGCTTCCGGAGCGATCATGGCGATTCTGGTAGGTGCGGCAACCTATACGCCGTTTTCGGAAATCCGATTGTTGCTGATCGGAAATGTGAAAATGTGGCACCTTGCACTGGCATTGGTTTTGCTGGATCTGATTCAGATTCCGTTAAACAATACCGGGGGACATATTGCACATTTGGGTGGTGCTTTTTTGGGTTATTTATATATTAAAATGCTACAGAATGGTACCGATTTGACCAAAGGAATTTCGGCTTTTTTAGATTACATTTCAGAATTATTCCGACCGAAAAAAACAACGCCTTTTAAAACGGTACACCGGAATACCCAAAAACAGTCCCAAACCAGCACTGTAACGAGAGCTGATAAGGATATGACACAAAAAAAAATCGACGATATCCTGGATAAAATCAGTAAATCCGGTTATGATAGTCTCACAAAAGAAGAAAAGGAGTTCCTGTTTAAAGTAGGGAAATAATCCGGTTTCGAAATAATAAGCGGATAACGGCGAAGTATGAAAAATCTGTCATGGTTTAATAAAGTAGTTTTCTTTTTCAATATAGTACTCACTGTATTGAGCTTTATTGCCTATGTGTTGCCGTTTCTCGCACCAAAATTATTCCCGTTTTTATCGGTATTGACGTTGGTTTTGCCACTGATGCTGATCCTTAATTTACTATTCCTTTTTTATTGGCTGCTTCAGCTTAAAAAACAGGTACTACTTTCGCTTTGCGTTTTCCTGATCGGGATTACCTTTTTTAATAAATTCTATAAATTCTCATCCAAAGATCTGATCGCTGAAGAGGATGATTTTGTCGTGATGAGTTATAATGTACGACTGTTTAACGTGTTCGAATGGATCAAGCAGGATAATGTAATCGATAAGATCGAAGCGTTTGTATTGTCACAGAATCCGGATATTTTATGTTTGCAGGAATATTCGAATACGCAGCCGGTACACTTTGAAGGCTATAAACATCAGTTTATTTATATGCAGGGCGACAAGGTAAAAACCGGTCAGGCTATTTTTTCGAAATTTCCGATTGTAAACGGTGGGAATATTAAATTTCCAAATTCGAATAATAACGTAATTTTTGCCGATATCAAAAAAGGGAGAGACACCCTTCGCGTATATAGCATGCATTTGCAGTCGATCAAGATAAGTCCCGATATCCACGAGAAAATCGATGAGGTGAAATCTAAAAAGATTTTCAGACGGATTAGTGAAGCCTTTGCGATTCAGCAAATGCAGTCTGAGTTGATCAAACAACATAAAGCGGAATGTCATTTCCCGTTAATTATCTGTGGTGATTTGAATAACAGTGCGTTTTCGTATGTGTACCGTAACATTAAAGGAAACATGAAAGATGCGTTTGAAGAAGCCGGTAAAGGTTTCGGAAAGACCTATGATTATGATTATTATCCGGCGCGCATTGACTATGTTTTTGTCGACAAACGTATCGAGGTAAAGAACTTCGTGAACCACGATAATTTTATCAATTCCGATCATTTTCCGATCACGACCCGATTGACATTACGCGATGAAGCACCACAGCATCCGGTTACATCCGATACCGAAAAAGCAAAAAAATAGTCGCCTTTAAAGCGACTGATTTTTGAGGTATTCCATGGCATAACGCCCTTCGTTAAATAACAGGTCGAGTATACTAAGGTTGTTTATAAAACCGTGTTTTTCTTCAAAAACCTGAGTGTAGGGCTCGAAAACAGCAGTGTCTTTTTTTCCGTTGACTAAGTTTCTAAAATCCGTTTTGTCGGTTACTTCGTGGAAATATTCTTCCGTTTTGGCGTATTTAAAATCCATTCCCAAACAATCCGTTACGATTTCCATGATCTGAAAATTAAGATCCATCATAAAAGTATGTTGTTTTTCAAAAACCGGACGGATATCATCTTCAAAATATTCAAAAAATGGTGACGTTCTATAAGCCGCTTCAAGCGATTTAAAGTGCTGTTTCTGCCAGTTAAAGGCGTTTTCAATCTTAACATCTTTAAATTTCTGATGCAGTTCTTTAGTATGTTTTACCGGAATGTTTAACAATTGTATTCCGTTTGGACTGTAGATATACATCCGGTTACGGTTGGTCTGTTTCTGGAAATTGTCTTCTGTTTCAAAAGTAATCGTATCCGCCTTTGCCATAGCAGTAAAATGGCTGATAGAAGGGAAGTAGGTCGGATGTAGTAAAATGTCCATAGGCTAGTTTTTTTATGACGAAAGAGAAGTAAAATCAGCGGTTATCGCTAACCGGCTTCATCTTACTTCTCATTTCAGTTGGTTTACAGGGTAAACCGTTTTATCGCGATTTTGAATTACGAATTTCTTTTTGCTTTTCTTTTTCTGTAGAAATCATATCCGAACCAGGCTGCCAATACGATAACAAAGTATTTGAAATACGATACCGGTTCGCCGCTTCCACCCACTGTAGTGAACAAACGTTCCCAACGGATCTTATCGATTGCTTTAGCCCAAGGTACATTTTGGTCTAAACTCATCCAAATAAATACCGGTTTTCCAACCACGTTTTCAAACGGTACATAACCCCAGTAACGGCTGTCCTGCGAGTTGTGACGGTTGTCTCCCATCATCCAGTAATAGTCCTGTTGAAAGGTGTAGGAATTGACAACTTTGCCATTGATGCGAATTTCGTCGCCGGTTACTTTTAGATCGTTGTGTTCGTATTCAGTAATGATTTGTTTGTAATACGGAAGCGATTGGGTATTTAAAGCAACTGTCTGTCCTTTCCCAGGGATATAAATCGGACCGAAGTTATCGCGGTTCCAGCCCGGATGTCCTGTAAAAATATCGGATTCGCCTGCTGTAGTCAGTTTTTTAGTAACCGATTTTACGATTGGATTGTTGCGTAAACGGTTGGCTGTTTCATCGGTAAGACACTGAAATATAAATTGAGTCTCAGATATCGCACCAATTTCATTTGGATTTAATTTTAAATCGTGTATCAGGTAATTGTAGTCGAAACGATTACCATCGGTTACCACATCATACGAAAATTGTAGTTTCTGACGATCGTGTAATGGTAATGGTTTTCCATTGATCATAACAACACCATCTTTTATCGAAAGACTGTCGCCCGGAATACCCACACAACGTTTTACATAGTTGGTTTTTTTGTCTACGGGTTTGTAAGTATATTGTCCGGAATTGTCTCCAAACATCGTTTTAACGGTATCTACCGGCCAGTTGAATACTACGATATCGTTGCGCTCGATTTTCTGGATTCCCGGAAAACGGAACGTTGGAATCTGTGGCCAGTTTAAATAGGATTTTGCTTTAATCAATGGAATAGAATCGTGTACCATTGGTAAAGCTACAGCTGTTTGTGGCGTACGGGCTCCGTAATGGAATTTACTCACAAAAAGAAAGTCTCCGATTAATAGCGATTTTTCCAGGGATGATGATGGAATCGTATACGGCTGCATCACATAGGTGTGGACTAATGTGGCTACCACAATAGCAAATAACAGCGAACTTAAGGTGTTGTCTGTCTTGACATGGTTTTTATTCGGAATATAAGTTACGTCTTGTGTATAGTTAATATAATAAATATATAGCCCTAAAGTTACGACACCTAAAATAGTATCGGCAGTCGATTTTTTTCCAAAAGCGCGTAAGATTTCCACCCAGATTACCGGGAACATAATCAGATTGACAATCGGGATAAAAA from Flavobacterium sp. WV_118_3 harbors:
- a CDS encoding WbqC family protein; the protein is MDILLHPTYFPSISHFTAMAKADTITFETEDNFQKQTNRNRMYIYSPNGIQLLNIPVKHTKELHQKFKDVKIENAFNWQKQHFKSLEAAYRTSPFFEYFEDDIRPVFEKQHTFMMDLNFQIMEIVTDCLGMDFKYAKTEEYFHEVTDKTDFRNLVNGKKDTAVFEPYTQVFEEKHGFINNLSILDLLFNEGRYAMEYLKNQSL
- the mutL gene encoding DNA mismatch repair endonuclease MutL, encoding MSSIIQLLPDHVANQIAAGEVVQRPASVVKELIENAVDAGATEIKLIVKDAGKTLIQVIDNGKGMSVTDARLCFERHATSKIRHAEDLFSLHTKGFRGEALASIAAIAHVEMKTKQDQEELGTHIVIEGSKFVSQEVAVLPKGTSFSVKNLFFNIPARRNFLKSDTVEFRHVIDEFERVALAHANIHFVLFHNGSEMFNLPASNFRQRIVNVFGGKTNEKLVPVKESTEIVEIQGFVGKPEFAKKSRGEQFFFVNDRFIKSPYLHHAVMAAYEGLLKDGCQPSYFLYLDLPPHTIDINIHPTKTEIKFDDEQALYAILRSSIKHSLGQFNVAPVLDFERDATLDTPYDYTGKDAETPLIQVDANFNPFLEEDTKPVTNFSASFSGNFATEKKTSGSGSSFSGGSYKKESSGPSWESLYVGLKQATEEVEIGEIQLESEEVTGSLFDEHTIDEVSNNRTYQIHKKYIVSPIKSGMLIVDQRRAHQRILYEQFLTNITVHQASSQQLLFPLELYFSKAELAIITELKPSLESTGFVFETFHDDRITISGLPVNVAESEVAILLEELIGDLQGELPENSFSQCDRIAKSMARSLAVKTGTYLTEHEQETMVNTLFACKEPNVSPFLKPTFITMRVEDIDKRFAL
- a CDS encoding endonuclease/exonuclease/phosphatase family protein; translated protein: MKNLSWFNKVVFFFNIVLTVLSFIAYVLPFLAPKLFPFLSVLTLVLPLMLILNLLFLFYWLLQLKKQVLLSLCVFLIGITFFNKFYKFSSKDLIAEEDDFVVMSYNVRLFNVFEWIKQDNVIDKIEAFVLSQNPDILCLQEYSNTQPVHFEGYKHQFIYMQGDKVKTGQAIFSKFPIVNGGNIKFPNSNNNVIFADIKKGRDTLRVYSMHLQSIKISPDIHEKIDEVKSKKIFRRISEAFAIQQMQSELIKQHKAECHFPLIICGDLNNSAFSYVYRNIKGNMKDAFEEAGKGFGKTYDYDYYPARIDYVFVDKRIEVKNFVNHDNFINSDHFPITTRLTLRDEAPQHPVTSDTEKAKK
- a CDS encoding rhomboid family intramembrane serine protease, coding for MMNITETVKQLIIINVIFFLGTMFVPAAFNYLALWYFENPNFQFWQPLTHMFMHGGWMHIFFNMFALYSFGSTLEHFWGGKKFLFFYISCGLGAALLHSGVNYYLYHDGLNILMENGVSQSEVVQLLSEGKINPNWSAVLGGMDKVTEFGSAFAAPAVGASGAIYGLLVAFAFMFPNAELALMFIPVPIKAKYFVPGLLLVDLYLGMSGRSIFGGPSGIAHFAHIGGAIVGFLMMWFWKKNQFNNNRWDR
- the lepB gene encoding signal peptidase I codes for the protein MTLIQWFIFFLVIQIVHYVGTWKLYEKAGRKSWEAAIPVYNAIVLMKIIDRPRWWTILLFIPIVNLIMFPVIWVEILRAFGKKSTADTILGVVTLGLYIYYINYTQDVTYIPNKNHVKTDNTLSSLLFAIVVATLVHTYVMQPYTIPSSSLEKSLLIGDFLFVSKFHYGARTPQTAVALPMVHDSIPLIKAKSYLNWPQIPTFRFPGIQKIERNDIVVFNWPVDTVKTMFGDNSGQYTYKPVDKKTNYVKRCVGIPGDSLSIKDGVVMINGKPLPLHDRQKLQFSYDVVTDGNRFDYNYLIHDLKLNPNEIGAISETQFIFQCLTDETANRLRNNPIVKSVTKKLTTAGESDIFTGHPGWNRDNFGPIYIPGKGQTVALNTQSLPYYKQIITEYEHNDLKVTGDEIRINGKVVNSYTFQQDYYWMMGDNRHNSQDSRYWGYVPFENVVGKPVFIWMSLDQNVPWAKAIDKIRWERLFTTVGGSGEPVSYFKYFVIVLAAWFGYDFYRKRKAKRNS
- a CDS encoding rhomboid family intramembrane serine protease, with translation MNILDDFKMQYRLGGIAQKLIFWNVGIAIPFFLLKAFAPDLFSVILNWTSLSSDVMTMITRPWTLLTYAFLHADFFHLLFNMIVLNFASRLFTTYFTQKQLFGLYLLGAIFAGLLFVATDFIFQNNTILVGASGAIMAILVGAATYTPFSEIRLLLIGNVKMWHLALALVLLDLIQIPLNNTGGHIAHLGGAFLGYLYIKMLQNGTDLTKGISAFLDYISELFRPKKTTPFKTVHRNTQKQSQTSTVTRADKDMTQKKIDDILDKISKSGYDSLTKEEKEFLFKVGK